The Danio aesculapii chromosome 8, fDanAes4.1, whole genome shotgun sequence genome window below encodes:
- the ahcyl1 gene encoding S-adenosylhomocysteine hydrolase-like protein 1 isoform X2 produces MNHGYDFPRIQFANQEDKQEFSKFPTKTGRRSLSRSISQSSTDSYSSAASYTDSSDDETSPREKSQVNSKGSSDFCVKNIKQAEFGRREIEIAEQDMSALISLRKRAQGEKPLAGAKVAGCTHITAQTAVLIETLVALGAQCRWTACNIYSTQNEVAAALAESGVSVFAWKGESEDDFWWCIDRCVNMDGWQANMILDDGGDLTHWVYKKYPSVFKKVRGIVEESVTGVHRLYQLSKAGKLCVPAMNVNDSVTKQKFDNLYCCRESILDGLKRTTDVMFGGKQVVVCGYGEVGKGCCSALKALGAIVCVTEIDPICALQACMDGFRVVKLNEVVRQMDMVITCTGNKNVVTREHLDRMKNGCIVCNMGHSNTEIDVASLRTPELTWERVRSQVDHVIWPDGKRVILLAEGRLLNLSCSTVPSFVLSITATTQALALIELYNAPEGRYKQDVYLLPKKMDEYVASLHLPNFDAHLTELSDEQAKYMGLNKNGPFKPNYYRY; encoded by the exons CGGCCTCATACACTGACAGTTCAGATGATGAGACGTCTCCTCGTGAGAAGAGCCAGGTCAACTCTAAGGGCAGCAGCGACTTTTGTGTCAAGAACATCAAGCAGGCTGAGTTTGGCCGGCGGGAGATCGAGATCGCAGAACAAG ATATGTCTGCGCTGATTTCCCTGCGGAAGAGAGCTCAGGGAGAGAAACCCCTCGCCGGGGCCAAAGTGGCCGGATGCACCCACATCACCGCTCAGACTGCT GTCCTGATTGAGACGCTGGTGGCACTGGGTGCTCAGTGTCGCTGGACTGCCTGTAACATTTACTCCACCCAGAATGAAGTGGCTGCAGCTTTGGCGGAGAGTG GTGTGTCGGTTTTTGCCTGGAAGGGAGAATCGGAAGACGACTTCTGGTGGTGCATCGACCGCTGTGTCAACATGGATGGCTGGCAGGCAAACATG ATTCTAGATGACGGGGGGGATTTGACCCACTGGGTGTATAAGAAGTATCCCAGTGTCTTTAAGAAAGTTCGTGGGATCGTGGAGGAGAGTGTTACTGGTGTGCACAG GCTGTATCAACTCTCCAAAGCTGGCAAGCTTTGCGTCCCCGCTATGAATGTCAATGATTCTGTCACCAAGCAGAAGTTTGATAATTTGTACTGCTGCAGGGAGTCCATCCTAGACGG TCTGAAGAGAACCACAGATGTGATGTTCGGTGGGAAGCAGGTGGTGGTTTGCGGTTATGGAGAG GTGGGGAAAGGTTGTTGTTCAGCTCTGAAAGCGCTTGGAGCAATAGTGTGTGTGACGGAGATCGATCCGATCTGCGCTCTTCAAGCCTG TATGGACGGCTTTAGAGTGGTGAAGCTGAATGAAGTGGTTCGTCAAATGGACATGGTCATCACCTGCACGG GAAACAAAAATGTGGTGACGAGGGAGCACTTGGACAGAATGAAGAACGGCTGTATTGTGTGTAACATGGGCCATTCCAACACTGAGATCGATGTG GCAAGTCTGCGGACTCCAGAGCTCACCTGGGAGAGAGTCCGCTCACAGGTTGACCACGTCATCTGGCCTGATGGGAAACGAGTCATTTTGTTGGCAGAG GGCCGACTCCTGAACCTGAGCTGCTCAACAGTCCCCTCATTTGTGCTATCAATCACAGCCACAACCCAG GCTTTGGCCCTGATAGAGCTGTATAATGCACCAGAAGGTCGCTATAAACAGGACGTCTACTTGCTGCCCAAGAAAATGG ATGAATATGTGGCCAGCTTGCACCTACCAAACTTTGATGCTCATCTTACAGAGCTGTCAGATGAACAGGCCAAATATATGGGCCTCAATAAGAATGGACCCTTTAAACCGAATTACTACAG ATATTAG